The DNA region TGTCCGACCCGTCCTCCGGCTTGCGACGCCGTCGCCGGGGTGCGCTCTCGCCCGAGCTGCCGCCGTACTTGGCGAGCAACTCGGCTACGGTGCGCTGCTCCGAACCGCCTTCTTGACTCATCCACTCCACCGTGCCCCGTGCGGGCCGATCCGTCCAGTGCCCGCACGCGTTGGCAGGGCCCTCCCGGGTGGGAGGCCCCGACTGATCTCAATCCGAGGTGACAGTGTGGTCCTCGCCGTTCGTCTGGTCCAGCCGCCGCAGGATCACGCCCTCGCGCAGCGCCCACGGCCCGATCTCCAACTCGGGGAGTGACAGTGCTCGCATAGTGGCCTGCGCCACAAGGGCGCCCGCGACGAGCTGATGCGCCCGGCTCGGGCTCACACCTTCCAACTCGGCCAGGTCAGCGGCCGACATCCGCGAGACGAACGCGATGAGCTGGCCGAGCCCGGCCTCAGTGAGGGTACGCCGCACCCGGGGGCCCGACGACGACGGCGCCGACCCGGTCAGCCGGGCCAGGGTGCGGAAGGTCTTCGAGGTCGCGACCACCCGATCGGGTTCTCCGAACTTCGCGACCCGGCGGGCGACCGGCTCCAACTGGTCGGCCAGCCAGGCTGTGGTCTCGTCGATCTCGGCACGGCTGGGCGGGTCATTGGTGAACCGGGTGCGGGTGAGCCTGCCCGCGCCCAGCGGCAGTGACCAGGCGAAATCCGGGTCCTCGTCCATCCCGGCGGCGATCTCCAGCGAGCCGCCGCCGATGTCCAGGACCAGCAGGTTGCCCGCCGACCAGCCGTACCAGCGGCGGGCGGCGAGGAAGGTGTAGCGGGCCTCGTCCTCGCCGGAGAGGACCTCCAGCTCGACCCCGGTCTCCTTGGCCACCCTGGCCAGCACGGCCGCGGAGTTGGTCGCCTCCCGCACCGCCGAGGTGGCGAAGGCCATCATCTCCGCGCAGCCCAGCCGCACCGAGGACTCCTTGGCCGAGGCGACGGTGCGGACCAACTCGTCCGCACCGGCCTTCGACAGCATGCCGGACCGGGTGATGCGCTCCGCGAGCCGCAGCACGGTCTTCTCCGACCGCGCAGGCGTGGGGTGCGCACCCCGGTGGGCGTCCACTACCAGCAAGTGGACGGTGTTCGATCCGACGTCCAATACCCCTAGCCGCACGTCAAGAACCGTACCGTCAGGACTCGAACTTGTACCCGAGGCCACGCACGGTGACCAGGTGCCGCGGCGAGGCGGGGTCCGGTTCGATCTTGGACCGCAGCCGCTTGACGTGCACGTCGAGGGTCTTGGTGTCGCCGACGTAGTCCGCGCCCCACACCCGGTCGATGAGCTGGCCGCGGGTGAGCACCCGGCCCACGTTGCGCAGCAGGTATTCGAGCAGGTCGAATTCCTTGAGCGGCAGGGGGATGTCCTCACCGTCCACAGTGACCACATGCCGCTCGACGTCCATTCGGACCGGTCCGGCGGCGAGCACCTGGGGCAGCAGCTCGCCGTCGCCGCCCGCCTCGCCGCCGCGGCGCAGGACCGCGCGCACGCGAGCGATCAGCTCCCGGGCCGAGTACGGCTTGGTGACGTAGTCGTCGGCGCCGAGTTCGAGCCCGACCACCTTGTCGATCTCGCTGTCCCGCGCGGTCACCATGATCACCGGCACGGCCGAGCGCTGGCGCAGGGCCTTGCAGACATCGGTGCCGCTCATCCCGGGCAGCATGAGGTCGAGCAGCACGATGTCGGCGCCGTTGCGGTCGAACTCCTCCAACGCCTGCTGGCCGGTGGCGGCCACCGCGGCGGTGAAGCCCTCCTTGCGTAGCAGGAAGGCAAGCGGGTCGGCGAAGGACTCCTCGTCCTCGACGATCAGCACTCTCGTCATGCCATTCCTCCGTGATCGGTACCGGCACCGTCGGACTTCGACGGGACCAACGACGCGGCCAGCGACGGGACCGCCGTGCGGCCCGCCCTGCCGTCCGCGCTCTTGATGTCCGCGCCCGCGGTGGCGGGCGGGTCCAGATGCGCGGGGATGCGCAGGGTGAAGGTGGAACCGAGTCCTGGCTTGCTCCACAGCTTGACCTGGCCGCCGTGGTTGGCCGCCACGTGCTTGACGATGGCCAGCCCGAGCCCGGTGCCGCCGGTGGCCCGCGAGCGCGCCTTGTCGACGCGGTAGAACCGCTCGAACACGCGCTGCTGCTCCTCCTCGGCGATGCCGATGCCCCGGTCGGTGACGGCGATCTCGACGTAGCCGTCGACCAGCTTGCGGCTCACCGAGACCGGATTGCCCGGCGGCGAGTAGGCCAGGGCGTTCTCCAACAGGTTCGACAGGGCGGTGACCAGCAGTGTGCGGTCGCCCTCGACCAGCAGCGCGCTGTCGTCGTCGGTGGTCACGTCGATGCCGGTGGACTCCATGACGAGCTGGGCGCGGCCCAGTGCGTCGCGGACGACGGCGTCGACCTCGACGGTGTTCAGCTCGGGCAGCCGTTCGGCGCCCTGCAGCCGCGACAGCGCGATCAGCTCGGTCACCAGGGT from Alloactinosynnema sp. L-07 includes:
- a CDS encoding Ppx/GppA phosphatase family protein; amino-acid sequence: MRLGVLDVGSNTVHLLVVDAHRGAHPTPARSEKTVLRLAERITRSGMLSKAGADELVRTVASAKESSVRLGCAEMMAFATSAVREATNSAAVLARVAKETGVELEVLSGEDEARYTFLAARRWYGWSAGNLLVLDIGGGSLEIAAGMDEDPDFAWSLPLGAGRLTRTRFTNDPPSRAEIDETTAWLADQLEPVARRVAKFGEPDRVVATSKTFRTLARLTGSAPSSSGPRVRRTLTEAGLGQLIAFVSRMSAADLAELEGVSPSRAHQLVAGALVAQATMRALSLPELEIGPWALREGVILRRLDQTNGEDHTVTSD
- a CDS encoding response regulator transcription factor — translated: MTRVLIVEDEESFADPLAFLLRKEGFTAAVAATGQQALEEFDRNGADIVLLDLMLPGMSGTDVCKALRQRSAVPVIMVTARDSEIDKVVGLELGADDYVTKPYSARELIARVRAVLRRGGEAGGDGELLPQVLAAGPVRMDVERHVVTVDGEDIPLPLKEFDLLEYLLRNVGRVLTRGQLIDRVWGADYVGDTKTLDVHVKRLRSKIEPDPASPRHLVTVRGLGYKFES
- a CDS encoding cell wall metabolism sensor histidine kinase WalK, yielding MVGALVGYLIGRSRHRSAIRRPVGPTVSELVQRLVHSSHSGVVVLNHFGDVVIHNPRAEALGLVRNRQVDDRARKAADLVIETGEVVEIDLSPLESRGGRSPEAVLGEVRPLGEGFTVVDADDQSDAVRLEATRRDFVANVSHELKTPVGAMALLAEAVLDAADDPVEVRRFTTKILREGNRLGTLVTELIALSRLQGAERLPELNTVEVDAVVRDALGRAQLVMESTGIDVTTDDDSALLVEGDRTLLVTALSNLLENALAYSPPGNPVSVSRKLVDGYVEIAVTDRGIGIAEEEQQRVFERFYRVDKARSRATGGTGLGLAIVKHVAANHGGQVKLWSKPGLGSTFTLRIPAHLDPPATAGADIKSADGRAGRTAVPSLAASLVPSKSDGAGTDHGGMA